Proteins from a genomic interval of Peromyscus leucopus breed LL Stock chromosome 12, UCI_PerLeu_2.1, whole genome shotgun sequence:
- the Snai2 gene encoding zinc finger protein SNAI2 has translation MPRSFLVKKHFNASKKPNYSELDTHTVIISPYLYESYPMPVIPKPEILSSGAYSPITMWTSAAPFHSPLPSGLSPLTGYSSPLGRVSPPPPSDTSSKDHSGSESPISDEEERLQSKLSDPHATEAEKFQCNLCNKTYSTFSGLAKHKQLHCDAQSRKSFSCKYCDKEYVSLGALKMHIRTHTLPCVCKICGKAFSRPWLLQGHIRTHTGEKPFSCPHCNRAFADRSNLRAHLQTHSDVKKYQCKNCSKTFSRMSLLHKHEESGCCVAH, from the exons ATGCCGCGCTCCTTCCTCGTCAAGAAACATTTCAATGCCTCCAAGAAGCCCAACTACAGCgaactggacacacacacag TGATCATTTCCCCGTATCTCTATGAGAGTTACCCCATGCCTGTCATACCAAAACCAGAGATCCTCAGCTCAGGAGCATACAGCCCTATTACTATGTGGACATCAGCAGCTCCATTCCACTCCCCTCTAcccagtggtctttctcctcttACTGGATACTCCTCACCCTTGGGGCGAGTaagccctcctcctccatctgatACTTCATCCAAGGACCACAGTGGTTCAGAAAGTCCCATTAGTGATGAAGAGGAAAGACTGCAATCCAAGCTCTCAGACCCACATGCCACTGAAGCTGAGAAGTTTCAGTGCAATTTATGCAATAAGACCTATTCTACTTTCTCTGGGCTGGCCAAACACAAGCAGCTGCATTGTGATGCCCAGTCTAGGAAATCTTTCAGCTGCAAATACTGTGACAAGGAATATGTGAGCCTGGGTGCCCTTAAGATGCACATTCGGACCCACACACTGCCTTGTGTCTGCAAGATCTGTGGCAAGGCTTTCTCCAGACCCTGGCTGCTCCAAGGACACATTAGAACTCACACAG GGGAAAAGCCTTTCTCTTGCCCTCATTGCAACAGAGCTTTTGCAGACAGGTCAAACCTGAGGGCACATCTGCAGACCCACTCTGATGTAAAGAAATACCAGTGCAAAAACTGCTCCAAAACCTTCTCCAGAATGTCTcttctgcacaagcatgaggagtcTGGCTGCTGTGTGGCACACTGA